The sequence CGTAAGCGCTGACACTGATCCAATGTACGAGTGATGGAAGATTTGGAATTGCACCTTTATAAAGTCTTAACCAAAAGGAGAAAATCTGCAACAGGGATTCGTATTTTGCTTCCTCCAAAACCGCCGCGCCCATGCTCGTCAGCTTAAGCCTCTGCCCTTCTTCCGCAATCCATCGCCGGTAGCGCGCATAATCGTACAGGAGAGCCAGCCTTGGCGGGTAATGCTCGCAGGCTCTGCCGTAGCCGAACCTCCAGCCCCCTTTGGTCAGCAGCGGTTCGGAAATATGCAGGCTGTTCATCAGCTGCTGCTGGCATCTTCTGTACATAGCGCCTTCCAGATTCAATTCCGGCTCGTTCTCCAAGACAAAACGCAGAAGGGTCAGCAAATCGGCAGCGGCTAGCTCACCTTCCTCCCTGTATACACCCGGTTCCCCGCTTATTTCCAGCCCTTCCTTAATCCTTACCGCCATCCGGTCACGGAAGCGTTCCTTAAGATCTTTGGGAACTTGAAACAAGTATTTGGTGTGCTGAGATGCACCGTTAAAGAGCCACCCCCCGTTTTTGAACCGGGTTACCATCTCACGAAAGCCTCCGTTAGTTCCAGGCTGGGTCTCGAATGACGACGCTCTCGCTGCGGCAAGCAAATCCTCAAGTGTAAGATAGCTTCTTTCATCAAACAGCAGGGTATTCAGAAACCGCAAATCGTCTTGTGTGCATTCCCTCACTTGCGCTTCCATAAAGTCTTTGCTTCCAAGCGTTATGAGCAGGGTCTGAATAAGGTCATGCTTGGAATTTTGCTTACATTCGCACCGGTAACGGCCTGCTATGGCCGTCAACTGACTCATGTCCGCAAAGCTGAGCATATCCGCCAGATTCATCTTCATCGCCTCGCCGTTTTAATACCATTATGGGATGAATGGCTTTTTTTATTCCATTTTTCGTAAAAAAAATAACCCGAAGGCTATCGGGTTAACGCTGGTTTTGCAGGATATGCCGGCTACAGTTATACAGGAGCGGGTTCCATTCCTTGTCTTTCTTCTCCAGAATCGTAAGGGAAAGATTGCCGATCCGCTGGGTGTATTTGTCCTTATAAAGCGCGATATAGAGTTGGGCGAGAAATCCTCCATGCGACACAACGAGCACATTCCGGTCCGAATGCTTCGCCGATAAGTCCTCCATAAAAGCAAGCCCCCGCGCCTGAAGCTGTTCATCCTTCTCTTGGCCGAATTCCTGCTGGTTCCAGTTCTTTCCCCATCTTGCTTCACGCTCAGCGGCTGTAAGCCCCTCTACCTGTCCGTATGCGCGTTCTCTGATACGCTCGTCTGCCTCAAGGAGCGGAAGTCCGAGTCTTCCGGCAATAATTCTCCCCGTTTCTTCCGCACGGGAAAGGTTGCTAGTAATGCAGTAATCCCAGCGGTATGGCTCGCGCAGAAGCCGCTCCGCGAGCAGCTCCGCCTGTCTGCGGCCCTCGCCGTTAAGCGGGATATCGCTTTGCCCTTGAATCCTGCCAACAGCGTTCCAATCCGTCTGGCCATGGCGTATCAAGCCCATCAACATAAGTAAACTCCCATCCTTTTCCGTATATTTTTTCTTACTGTAACATGGATGAGCTTAAATGTCTCCAAGTTTGGGCGTATTAATGCAGCAAAAGAGCCCTCTTGACTGTCTAAGAGAGCTCTTTCAATGCCTGCGGTACCGGTTCAGCCGGGTAAGCGAAAAGATGGACAAGCCTACTCCCAGCATCGACAGCATCATCCAGTATTCCGGATGGGTTGGCCCCATGGTGACGACAAGAGGCTCGATAATCTGGCTGCCGCTGGAAGCGACCGGATAAACGGATTGCCAATCATTGGACGAACCGGCAATCCCGGTTGGCATAATGCCGCTCTGCGCCATGGTGGTGTTACCCGGCGTCTGCACCATTGTATAGTAGATGAAGCTGCACAGAAACACCGCCAGAAAACAGGCGATCCACAGGCTGATCCGCCGCCGGAAGATACCGGTTTTGCCAGCCGACTTGCCGTCCCCCGGCATCAGCCAGGGGCTTTCCAAATAAATCCGTTCCATCACCCGGGCGTTAATGGCCTCGGCGCGTTCCTCGCTCACCTCAGACTTCATGTCTTTGATCAGCCAGCGGCTTTCTTCCCACATCTCCCATTCGGCTGCGCAGTAGGAACAGCCGGAGATGTGCTGCATTAGACTTATTCGCTCCGGTTTATCGGGAGGAGCATCCCAAAGAAGCGGAATCAGATTCTGCGCTTCTCTGCAGTTCATTGGCTTTTCATCCTCTCAAGCTGTTGTTCATAAGCGGGTTCGTAAAAATAGGATTCAAGCTGAAGCTTAACGCTGCTTCTCGCACGGAACAGCAGCGATTTGACCGAGCTGACGCTCTGATCAAGAATATTTGCGATTTCCTGGTAGTCCATTTGGTCGTACTCCCGCAGAATCAGCGCGGACCGCTGTTTTTCCGGGAGATTGTTGATGGCTTTACGCACAAGGTTCATTCGTTCATTGCGCAGCACGGCCTGCTCTGGAGCCACTTCCAGCGGTGCGACCGGCGTATAGCCGCTTTCTTCAAGCGATACATTCCCCCCGCGGTTCTTGCGAAGCTCGCTAAGCACGGTATTGCGCGCGATGGTGTACAGCCATGTGGAAAAGGACGCGTCTACCTCACGAAAGGAATGAAGGCTGCGGAAGGCCTTGTAGAACGTTTCCGAACAGAGATCTTCGGCGATAAGCTCCATTTGGGAATTTTTCAACATATGATAGACAAATGCCAGTATTTTGCGTTGATAGCGTCGCATGAGTTCTGAATAAAGTTCTGTATTTCCTTGCTTGATTTGTTGGATTAACTGGGAATCCGTCATGGTGGGCGTTTCCTCCTCGCCATAGCGCGTTATATCCCGTTCGTATGTACCCATTATTACCGAACAGGACCCAAAAAGTTGCGGTCATTTCTGAAAAAAATCTGATTTTCATACAGTTTCTATGTATATTCATTAAGACCAACGATAAGCTGCGGAATTTCGGACATTTTGGTTACAGCTGGCAACTCTATAAAAATACTTTTCCTATTGTACCACAATTCGGTTTCCAATGACATTAATAGACTTATGACTCTAGTCCTGATTTACCTCACGAGCTTCCTCTTCGACAAGAGGCGAATCATCGGTTATTCTGCTCCCTAGATTTATCGGCTGTATCCAGACAGAAGTGAAGCATTGCGAATATCGAACAAAAACTTTTTTGAAAGCGTTGACAAAATGAAAACGGATACATATAATAAAAGTACAGTATGGTTTCTCTCCACTCCTATCCAAAACTGTACAGTTCCAATATAGTGAACTGTGGCCGCTTATTTAATAAGCGGTCTTTTTTTGCCCTATTTTATAGAGCGCTGGCTTAACAGCTGAGCTTTGCATGAATCTGCGGCATCGGTTCACGCTAGCCGTGGCCAGCAGGGCGACATCTTTTTCAGGCTGATTTAGACAAGAAGAAACGGCTGAGCCGTCCTTTTAGGGACGGTACCGTTTCTCGTAGAAATATAAGACAAATGGATAAACGCTCAGCTTATAAATTCTTATATTTCAAAAAAGCCGGGCGCTTGCCCGGCCTTGCTTTAAGCGTTATACGTATACTGTGTAATCATGCCGCTGCAGCAGCACTTTGGCGCGTTCCATATCGCTCTCCTGGCGGAAAGACAGGCGCATAATGCCCGGAACGTCCTCCCGGCTCTCAATAATCTGCACATTGCTCAGGTTGATGCCCTGATCACCCAGCTCCGTTGCGATTCGTCCGATAATGCCGGGATGATCGGGAACGTCGATATGCAGATCGAACAGCGGGGTAATCATGCCCTTGCGCCGGTCAGGGAGCTTGCTGCGGAATCCGCCCGCTTCCTGGAACGCTTGCTCGATCCCTGCTCCGTCTTCGTTCTCCAGCAACTCCACAAAAGCGGAAATCTCTTCGTTCCAGTCCTTCAGCAGCTCCAGCATAACCGAGCGGTTATTCAGCAAAATATCCCGCCAAATAACGGGTTCGCTCGACGCAATCCGCGTAATATCACGGAATCCTCCCGCAGCCAGCGTGCTGTACAGTGAATCGGAAGAGTCGTACCCGTGAACCTGATTCACGAGCGCTACGGCGATAATATGAGGCAAATGGCTGATCGCTCCGACAATCTCATCATGCCGCTGGGGCTCCAGCCGAACAATCTGCGCTCTCGTATGTACCAGCAGCGTCTTAAGGGCCTCGTACGCCTCTTCCGGGATATCCGGGGGCGGAGTAAGCACATAATAGGCATTCTCGAAGAGCAGCGATGAGGCTGCCTCCACACCGGAGCGCTCCGAGCCAGCCATCGGATGACCGCCGATAAAATAGACGTCAGGCAGGTCAATCGAAGCCGCGCAGGCGGCAATGCTCGCTTTGGTGCTGCCCACATCCGTAATAATGCAGCCCTTCTTAAGCGGCAATTTGCTCAGCCTGAGCAGATAATCTTCCAGCATCCCAACCGGGACGCACAAAAATATAAAATCCGCGTCCAGCGCCGCCACTTCAAATGACAGCGTCGCGCTGTCGACAACGCCTCTGCTTACATATTTGGCAGCCGACTCCGGGCGATGGGCGTGCCCCACCACGTGCAGCCCTTCTCTGCCCTTAAAGCACAGAGCCAGGGAACCGCCGATCAGCCCGACGCCGAATATTGCAATCTTAGTCGTCATGTCTTTAAACAACTCGCCTTCTGTAAATTCCTTATGCAGTCCGTGCTATACCAGAACTCCCTGCTCTTTAAGCGCGGCTTCCAATACCTCGATAAAGACCTGGTTCTGCTCCTGCGAGCCGATGGTAGCCCGGATGTAGGTAGGATAAAGGCGGTGTCCGGCTCTCACGATAACGCCTTTGCGGAGCAGCAGCTCGAAAATGTCAAACGCAGACACACGGACATCAACCATAATGAAGTTCCCGTGCGCCGGGAAGTATTCCAGCCCAAGACGCCCAAATTCACCCTCAAGCTGAACCCGTCCGGCGCTGTTTAAGCGGCGGCATTCATCCACATAATCCTGGTCTCCCAGAGCGGCAATCGCGGCAGCCTGCGCAAGACGGGAAGTGTTGAAAGGTTCGCGCACCTGATTAATGAGCGTAATAATTTCGGGTCTGGCAACCCCGTATCCGATCCGCAGCGCCGCTAGCCCGTATATCTTGGAGAAGGTGCGCAGCACGACAAGGTTGGGATAGCGGTCCAGCAGCTTGATACCGTCGGAGTAGGACGGGTCGGTCACATACTCAAAATAGGCTTCGTCGAGCACAACCATTACATGGTCCGGGACCGCATCCAGGAAGGCCGTCAGCGCCGATCCGGATACGATCGTACCCGTTGGATTATTCGGGTTGCAGACCCAGATCACTTTGGTCTTGCCCGTAATTCGGGCGAGCATTCCATCCAAATCGTGAGTGCCTTGAACCAGCGGCACTTCGATGCTCACCGCGCCTTCGATATCCGCGTTGCTCTTATAGACGGAGAAGGTCTGGTCGGCCATAATCGTCTCGTCGCCAGGCAGGAAGAAGGCGCGGGCGATAAGCGCAATAATCTCGTCCGAGCCGCAGCCGAAAATGATATTGTCGCTGCTTACCCCCAAATGAGCGGCGAGGGAGGCGGTTAATTCGGCGGCGGAGCCGTCGGGATACAGGCTGAGATTGTCCAGTTCCGCCTGAATGGCGGCTTTTGTGCTTGGTGAAGAGCCATACGGATTCTCATTGGAGGCCAGCTTAATAACCTCATCAAGACCGTACTCCTTCTTCACTTCTTCTATAGGCTTGCCGGGCTTGTAGACCGGAAGGCCAACGATATGGGGTTTCGGCTTCATGAACGATCCTCTCTCTCGGTAATAATCTGTCGGTGCAAGAAGAAACGGCTTCACCGTCCTCGCAGGAGGAGGGCATCCGTTTCTCGTAGAAATATAAGACCAAACGATAGGCGCGAAGCTTATAAAGTCTTATATTTTTTAAAAAACTATGGTCTTAATTGTGCCACAAAATCACGGATTTGCAACAGGCCATCAGCGCGCTTCGCCGGATCTTCGAGAAGAATAATCACTTCCTCAATCTTGCGTACGATCGCGCTCCCGACCACTACGCCGTCGCAGATTTTGGCGAATCTGGCAACCTGCTCGGGAGTCGAGATGCCGAATCCGACGGCTACCGGAAGATCGGTCGCCTGACGGACGGATTCAATGAACCGGTCCACGTCTTCATGGAAAGATGAACGTTCCCCTGTCACTCCAAGCGAGGATACGCAGTATACGAATCCGCTCGCGCCGGAAACGATCTTCGCGATGCGCTCGCTGGAGGTCGGCGCGACAAGAGGAACCAGGTTAATGCCCGCATCACGGCTGCGGGAGCGCATTTCCTCCCCCTCCTCGACCGGCAAATCCGGAATGATCAACCCGCTGATCTCATGCCGGTTCAATTCAGCAAAAAACGTATCAAGTCCCATTTGTAGCACGGGATTATAGTAAGTAAAGAGAATAAACGGCAGCTTGCTTCCGGCTTCACGCGCCTTGAGCGCCGCTTCCATGCAGGTCCGCAGGTGTATATTCCCTCGCAGCGCCCGCGATGATGCGCGCTGGATCACCGGGCCGTCCGCCAAAGGATCGGAGTAAGGAACGCCAAGCTCAACAATGTCCGCTCCGGCCGCTTCCAGTTCGGCAATAATGGCCAGGCTCGTCTCCAGATCGGGATCGCCTATGGTCAGAAACGGAATCAGCGCTGCCCGTCCCTGCTCCTTTAGCCGCCGGAAAGTTACATCCATGCGGTTCGTCGTTTCGGTCGTCATTTCAGCCCTTCTCCTTCCGTATAAGCCATAATCGATTCCACATCTTTGTCGCCCCGGCCTGATAGACAGATGACAATGATATCGTCCTTGGAGAGAGTTGGCGCAATCTTCGCAACCTGTGCCACGGCATGAGCCGATTCCAGGGCGGGAATAATGCCTTCGGTCACGCACAGCAGCTTAAGAGCATCGAGCGCTTCCTGATCCGTAATGGGGACATATTTAACGCGCTCGATATCTTTCAGATAGGAATGCTCCGGTCCGACTCCGGGATAATCGAGCCCTGCCGAGATGGAATGGGCCTCAATAACCTGGCCGTATTGATCCTGAAGCAGATAGCTCATCGAGCCCTGGAACACGCCGTGGCTTCCTTTGCTCATCGTTGCCGCATGATAAGGCGTGTCGACCCCTTTGCCTGCGGCTTCAACGCCGACCATATCCACGGTCTCGTCTTCAAGGAAAGGATAGAACATGCCGATGGCATTGCTGCCGCCGCCGACTGCGGCCACCAGCAGATCCGGTAGTCTTCCTTCGGCCTCCAGTATTTGCCGCCGCGTCTCGTCTCCGATCACCCGCTGGAAATTGCGGACCATCATCGGGTACGGATGCGGACCGACCGCAGAGCCGAGAACGTAGAAAGTATCGTTTACGTTGCTGACCCAGTAGCGCAGCGCCTCGTTGCCGGCGTCCTTAAGCGTCCGTGATCCGGATGTAACGGGAATAACCTCGGCGCCCAACAGCTTCATCCGAAATACGTTAAGCTGCTGGCGGCGGGTATCCTCCTCGCCCATGAATACCTTGCATTCCATCCCCAGCAGCGCGGCGACCGTTGCGGTTGCGACGCCGTGCTGGCCTGCCCCCGTCTCGGCAATGACCTTCTTCTTGCCCATCATTTTCGCGAGAATGGCCTGGCCGATCGCGTTATTGATCTTATGGGCTCCGGTATGGTTCAGGTCCTCGCGCTTCAGATATATTTTCGCCCCGCCCAGCTGCGCGCTGAGCCGTTCGGCGTAGTACAGCGGTGTCTCGCGTCCGGAATACTGCTTAAGCAAATAATCGACCTGCTCCTGAAACTTCGGATCGGCCGAGAACTTATTATAAGCCTCCTCCAGCTCGATCAATGCATTCATTAAGGTTTCGGGTACGAAGCGTCCCCCGAAAGCTCCGAAACGTCCATGCCGGTCCGGCACCTGTATCATGATTGCTTCACCCTTTCCACAAAAGCTGTGATTTTGGCTATATCTTTCACTCCGTCACTTTCCACGCCGCTTGATACGTCGACCCCATCCGACTCGTAAGCCGTCAGCAGCTCGCCGACATTGTCCGGTGTAAGTCCCCCTGCCACATACAGCGATACACCAATCGCTCTCGCCCGCTCGCGGTAATCCGGGATTTGTTCCCAGGCGAAGGTCCGTCCTGATCCGCCGCGCTGCGCGGGGTCATACGTATCGAGCAGAACCGCGTCAATCGTTCCGGCGTAGCTTTCAAGCGCAAGTTCATCGTCCACCTCGCTGCCTTGAGCCCCCACAGATAGAGCCTTCCATACCTGAACGCCCGGAAAGGCTTCTTTGACCTCCCGGCAAAATGCCGGACTTTCGGTTCCGTGAAGTTGGATAACGCCGAGCGGCGCGGCGGAAAGAATTTTATATAATTCATCCATACCCGGGTCGACAAAAACCCCGGCGGCAATAGGAGCTTGGCCCGTTCTCCAATCAGCCAGAACGGATATCAGACGCGAAGCCTGCTCCGGCGGCACCTTCCTGCGGCTCGGAGCAAAGACAAGGCCGATATAATCAACCGGCAAGTGTACCATAGATTTTAGCACTTCAACGTCCTGAAGTCCACAGATTTTTACTTTTGCCTCAGCCATTGCGCACATGATCCTTGCCCCGCAGAACAGGGCCGAGCAGCTTGCCGACGGCCTTCTCCACATCCTGCTGTCTCATAAAATATTCTCCAACCAGCACTCCTTCAGCCCCGGTCGTCTGCAGGTAAGCGATATCCTCCGGCCCTGCGATTCCGCTCTCGCTGATCAGGGGAACCCCTTTCGGAGCGAGCGCCGCAAGCTCGGCTGTCGTAGCCAGCGCGGTCTCGAATGTGCGCAGGTTGCGGTTATTGATGCCAAGCAGCACATGGGGAAGCTCAGCTCTGCCCGTATCCAGCACGGCCTCCAATTCGCCGCGGTCATGGACCTCAATCAGTACGTCAAGTCCGAGTCCGGCTGCCGTGTCCGAGAGAGAGGAAAGCGCCGCCGGCGTCAGAATGGCCGCGATCAGCAGCACAGCGTCTGCGCCTAGCAGCCGCGCTTCATAGATTTGCTTCTCGTCGATGATAAAGTCCTTGCGCAGGAGCGGCAGAGCCACCGCTTCACGGACTTGCCGCAAATATTCGCCGCTGCCCTGAAAATACTGGCTGTCGGTCAGAACGGAGAGGCAGTCCGCTCCGCCAGCCTCATAAGCCTTGGCAATCTGCACCGGATCGAAATCCGCGCGGATCAGCCCCTTGGAGGGGGATGCCTTCTTCACCTCGGCGATCAGCCCCATATCACGCTTCCGCCCGAGTGTAAGCGCCTTGCGGAAACCGCGCGTCTCCGGCAGGCTTGAGATTTGCGCTTCCGCTTCAGAGAGGGAAAAGGACCTAGCGAGCAGTTCAACCTCTTTTATCTTCGTGGCTACGATTTTATCTAGATACATGTTTTAGCTCCTCCGTTATGGCGATAAGCTGCTCCAGCTTGCGGGCCGCTGCGCCCGAATCAATCGTTTCCGCCGCCTTCCGTACACCTTCGGCAAGCGTATCGGCGAGACCGGCGACATAGATGCAGGCTCCCGAATTGGCAAGCACGATATCCCGGTACGCCGTCTTCGCGCCGTCCAGCACCTCGTGGATAATGGCCGCATTCTCTGCGGGGCCACCGCCTAGAATGGCTTCTAGTGGGTGGCGGGAAAGCCCCAGCTCTTCCGGGGTAATGTCATAGGTCGTAACCTCGCCATCCCGCAGCTCCGCAACGGCGGTCGGTCCCGAAATACTGATCTCGTCAAGACCTTCGTAACTGCTGACCACAAGTGCGCGCTTCAGACCCAGCTCCTTCAGGACCGTAGCGAGCGTCTCCGTCTTCTCCTTGTCGTATACCCCTAGAAGCTGCCGGTCCGCTCTGGCCGGGTTCGTCAGCGGGCCAAGCACGTTGAACACCGTCCGCACGCCCAGTTCCTTGCGAGGACCTGCCGCATGCTTCATGGACGGATGGTAGAGCTGCGCGAAGAGGAAGCAGATGCCGAGTTCGTCCAGACAACGCTTGGCCTGCTCCGCATCCAGATGAATGTTAACGCCGAGAGCTTCCAGTACATCGGCGCTGCCCGTTCTGCCGGAAGCGGAGCGATTGCCGTGTTTGGCGACGCGCACCGAAGCGGCGGCGGCAATAATGGCGGAAGTGGTGGAGATATTGGTCTTGTGGATACCCGATCCGCCCGTTCCGCAGGTGTCCAACAGCCGCGAGTTTTCCGTCGCAACCGTGGTGCCGTAGCCCTTCATCGCTTCCGCGAAGCCGGTTATTTCCTCCACCGTTTCCCCCTTTATCCGCAGAGCGGTAAGCAGGGAGCCGATTTGGGCTTGCGTTGCCGCTCCTTCCATAATCGCGCCCATGATATCCCGCGCTTGCTCCCGGGTTAAATTGTTGCCTTCGATCAATCCGGCGATTCCGGACTGAATCAAAAGATTGGCATTGCTGTTCATCCTTTTTTCTCCTCCCGCTTATATTGGATTATTGCCCGCTCCAAGCGCTTCCCTCGCTCTTTGCGTCAAGGAGTGTACTCATACATATAATCCTGATTGATGCTGCCGCCGGTTGTCGCTTTTGCCGGGAACATCGCCTCTGCCATCCGAATCGCTTTCAGCATGCCCTTCGCCTTGTTTACGGTCTCCTCATATTCCTTCTCCGGCACCGAATCCCATACAATACCCGCCCCTGCCTGGACATAAGCCCGGCCTTTGCGGAAAATAATCGTCCGAATCGTAATGCAGGAATCCATATTTCCGGAGAAGCCAAGATAACCGATTGCTCCCGCATACGCTCCCCTTGCCTCACGCTCAAGCTCGGCGATAATCTCCATCGCCCGCAGCTTCGGCGCTCCGGATACAGTACCCGCCGGCAGGCAGGAGAGGAATGCGTCGAAAAAGTCTTTATCCTCGCGAAGCGAGCCCGATACATTCGACACCATATGCATAACATGGGAGTATTTCTCGATTTCCATGAAAGAATCGCATTTGACGGTTCCGAACCTCGACACCCGGCCAAGATCGTTGCGGCCAAGATCGACGAGCATCAGGTGCTCGGCTCTCTCTTTTTCATCCTCCAGCAGTTCTGCCGCCAGCGCGCGGTCCCGCGCCTCGTTCTCGCCTCTGGGTCTTGTTCCGGCAATCGGGCGGGTCTCCACATGATCACCGTCCACCTTCACCAGCGCCTCCGGCGATGTTCCGACGATGATCTCCTCATCCATTTTGAGATAATACATGTACGGGGACGGGTTCAATGTGCGCAGCAGCCGGTACACATGGAGCGGAGACACCTCGGTATTGATATGAAACCGCTGGGACAGCACCACCTGAAAAATATCGCCTGCCCGAATGTACTCCTTGGCCTGCTCCACATTATCGATAAACTGTTCCTTCGTCAGGTTGGAGTGAATGTCTCCAAGCTCGATATCCTGCGGGATGCTCCGACGGTTCATGTTTTCCTTCGGGGATTCTTTGTACAGCTCCTCCGCCATTTCTTCCAGCTTGCTGTTCAGCTTCTCGTAGTTCGCCCGGATATCGGAATCCGTATCGCCGTCCTTGACATGCAGGTTGCCGACCAGCAGAATCTGCTGTTTGACATGGTCGAACACGATAATCCGGTCGCAGAACATGAAGCGGATATCATCCATATTCAAATCGTCGTTGGCATGAGCCGGCAGCTTCTCGTAATACTGAAGCAGATCATACCCGAAGAATCCGATCGCCCCGCCGGTAAACGGCGGCATTTCCGCAAGCTTAGGGCTGCGGTACGAACGCAGAAGGGCCTTCAGCTCTTCGATCGGCTTGCCTTTCAGTTGTCTGTTCTCGCCGCCGATTTCCACGTTGATCGCGCCCTTTTTGCCGGAGATAAGCAGAAACGGATCGCTGCCGATGAACGAATACCGGGCCCATTGGATGCCGCCCTCCACGCTTTCCAGCAGAAAGGCATTCTTCCGTCCGGCGAACCGCTGGAATATCCGGATCGGGGTTTCCATATCGGCCAGCAGCCGCTTGACTACGGGAATCAGATTATACTGCCGCGAGAGCGACACCACTTGTTCTACATTGGGACTAGTCATTTGTCGTTCCTCCTTGGACTTAGAAAGGGTTAGCACATCATACGTCACCCGGGTCTTTAGCTTCGAAAACAGGGCCTAAAATGCAGAAAAACCTCCACCGAAGTAGAGGTTATATTAAACAAGCGTATATAAGAGCGGGATTCCGGCTTCCAGGAAATGCAATGGCTCCACGGCGGATCATTCATGAAGAAAACTCCGCACATCAGAACAACGCAAATGCGATTTCGGAAAAAGACGCTACCCACATATAAGGGCGATAAAGTTCGGAATATACATAAGCGGGCGACAATCCATCATCAGATATCCATGCACGTGTAAGCCTGCTAATCCGCAGTCCCTGTACCTGCATATCTCGCGCCTTGTATGTACCCTAAAAATCCCTTACACTCTGCTCTTCTCAGCTCATCTAAACTCAGTCTTGGCTCTGCTTCACTCGTCTGTTTACACTATACATGATACCAACGCTTATTGACAACCCCTGGACAACTTTATGATGTGGGAGACTTGCATCACTGTTTAAAGCGTTCCCTTGGCAAGGACTTGGTAAACTGTCATTTACCTTCCAGATAATCGCGCTATTTGCTTTCGGATAAATCGGGACGAAGCTTCTGCGCCTCGTTCAGGTATACATGGCGGATTTCACGCTGACTCTTGTCCGTGTTGACCTGCACCATCAGGCGAATGCATTTCGGCAGGCTGCCCTTAACCGGAATTTCAGTCGCGCACATAAGGGGCACCAGTTCCCAGCCCTCGATTTCCCGAATAGCGCGAGCCGGAAAAGTCGCATCCAGATCGGTCGTCATCGTGATCCACACACTGCAAATATCTTCGGCAATAATGTCATTGCGCTCAACCATTTCCCGCAGCAGCAGGACGGTTTCCCGCAGTATTTCCGCTTCGTCGTTGCGAGTGACGGTTGTCGCTCCGCGAATGCCACGGTTTACCATGGGCTTCCCTCCTTCTTTAGCTGCCTGATAACCTCGCGTACCGCGGACTCCTCGATACCGTCAACAATGCTGACGGCTCCAATTTCGTCGGGAACGATGAACGTTATCCGGCCTTCCTTGAATTTCTTGTCATGCATCATCGCTTCGATGATGTCTTCCTCGCCGTATTCCGCCGGCAATCTGGTCGGAAGCTCCAGGGCAGCAAGCAAGGAAACCGTCTCTTCGTAAAGAGAACGGGAACGCCCCAGCTTAGCGGCCAGAAGCGCCGAGCCCACCATTCCGATGGAGATGGCTTCGCCGTGCAGGAAGGTTCCATAACCGCCCACCGCTTCTACGGCATGTCCAATCGTATGGCCCAGGTTCAGGATGGCACGCAGCCCATGCTCTCTTTCATCCTCACCCACGACGTCCGCCTTGATCGCGCAGCCGCGCTCCAGCGCATAGCCCAGCGCCTCCGGCTCCAGAGCGAGCAGTTCGGACGCATGGTCCCGGCACCAGTAGGCGAACTCGCGGTCCAAGATAAGACCGTGCTTG is a genomic window of Paenibacillus durus ATCC 35681 containing:
- a CDS encoding histidine phosphatase family protein; amino-acid sequence: MLMGLIRHGQTDWNAVGRIQGQSDIPLNGEGRRQAELLAERLLREPYRWDYCITSNLSRAEETGRIIAGRLGLPLLEADERIRERAYGQVEGLTAAEREARWGKNWNQQEFGQEKDEQLQARGLAFMEDLSAKHSDRNVLVVSHGGFLAQLYIALYKDKYTQRIGNLSLTILEKKDKEWNPLLYNCSRHILQNQR
- a CDS encoding zf-HC2 domain-containing protein; the encoded protein is MNCREAQNLIPLLWDAPPDKPERISLMQHISGCSYCAAEWEMWEESRWLIKDMKSEVSEERAEAINARVMERIYLESPWLMPGDGKSAGKTGIFRRRISLWIACFLAVFLCSFIYYTMVQTPGNTTMAQSGIMPTGIAGSSNDWQSVYPVASSGSQIIEPLVVTMGPTHPEYWMMLSMLGVGLSIFSLTRLNRYRRH
- a CDS encoding RNA polymerase sigma factor, with protein sequence MTDSQLIQQIKQGNTELYSELMRRYQRKILAFVYHMLKNSQMELIAEDLCSETFYKAFRSLHSFREVDASFSTWLYTIARNTVLSELRKNRGGNVSLEESGYTPVAPLEVAPEQAVLRNERMNLVRKAINNLPEKQRSALILREYDQMDYQEIANILDQSVSSVKSLLFRARSSVKLQLESYFYEPAYEQQLERMKSQ
- a CDS encoding prephenate dehydrogenase; the encoded protein is MTTKIAIFGVGLIGGSLALCFKGREGLHVVGHAHRPESAAKYVSRGVVDSATLSFEVAALDADFIFLCVPVGMLEDYLLRLSKLPLKKGCIITDVGSTKASIAACAASIDLPDVYFIGGHPMAGSERSGVEAASSLLFENAYYVLTPPPDIPEEAYEALKTLLVHTRAQIVRLEPQRHDEIVGAISHLPHIIAVALVNQVHGYDSSDSLYSTLAAGGFRDITRIASSEPVIWRDILLNNRSVMLELLKDWNEEISAFVELLENEDGAGIEQAFQEAGGFRSKLPDRRKGMITPLFDLHIDVPDHPGIIGRIATELGDQGINLSNVQIIESREDVPGIMRLSFRQESDMERAKVLLQRHDYTVYV
- the hisC gene encoding histidinol-phosphate transaminase, with translation MKPKPHIVGLPVYKPGKPIEEVKKEYGLDEVIKLASNENPYGSSPSTKAAIQAELDNLSLYPDGSAAELTASLAAHLGVSSDNIIFGCGSDEIIALIARAFFLPGDETIMADQTFSVYKSNADIEGAVSIEVPLVQGTHDLDGMLARITGKTKVIWVCNPNNPTGTIVSGSALTAFLDAVPDHVMVVLDEAYFEYVTDPSYSDGIKLLDRYPNLVVLRTFSKIYGLAALRIGYGVARPEIITLINQVREPFNTSRLAQAAAIAALGDQDYVDECRRLNSAGRVQLEGEFGRLGLEYFPAHGNFIMVDVRVSAFDIFELLLRKGVIVRAGHRLYPTYIRATIGSQEQNQVFIEVLEAALKEQGVLV
- the trpA gene encoding tryptophan synthase subunit alpha, yielding MTTETTNRMDVTFRRLKEQGRAALIPFLTIGDPDLETSLAIIAELEAAGADIVELGVPYSDPLADGPVIQRASSRALRGNIHLRTCMEAALKAREAGSKLPFILFTYYNPVLQMGLDTFFAELNRHEISGLIIPDLPVEEGEEMRSRSRDAGINLVPLVAPTSSERIAKIVSGASGFVYCVSSLGVTGERSSFHEDVDRFIESVRQATDLPVAVGFGISTPEQVARFAKICDGVVVGSAIVRKIEEVIILLEDPAKRADGLLQIRDFVAQLRP
- the trpB gene encoding tryptophan synthase subunit beta — encoded protein: MIQVPDRHGRFGAFGGRFVPETLMNALIELEEAYNKFSADPKFQEQVDYLLKQYSGRETPLYYAERLSAQLGGAKIYLKREDLNHTGAHKINNAIGQAILAKMMGKKKVIAETGAGQHGVATATVAALLGMECKVFMGEEDTRRQQLNVFRMKLLGAEVIPVTSGSRTLKDAGNEALRYWVSNVNDTFYVLGSAVGPHPYPMMVRNFQRVIGDETRRQILEAEGRLPDLLVAAVGGGSNAIGMFYPFLEDETVDMVGVEAAGKGVDTPYHAATMSKGSHGVFQGSMSYLLQDQYGQVIEAHSISAGLDYPGVGPEHSYLKDIERVKYVPITDQEALDALKLLCVTEGIIPALESAHAVAQVAKIAPTLSKDDIIVICLSGRGDKDVESIMAYTEGEGLK